The following coding sequences lie in one Arachis ipaensis cultivar K30076 chromosome B03, Araip1.1, whole genome shotgun sequence genomic window:
- the LOC107630539 gene encoding uncharacterized protein LOC107630539, whose product MRSLKVDSQLIVSVQTILHSGSPRPPLKYLCDPLAHLQFWRGSSALKKKSYRLKVFQENALSMSSASSNEGTAPQANGITRRLSNSAKEVQALAKEAAEIVVLVIDEEGVESLILELVKGVNEPKLLWSSHKNYFLVL is encoded by the exons ATGAGATCTCTAAAGGTGGATAGTCAATTAATTGTCTCCGTTCAAACAATTCTGCATTCTGGTTCTCCAAGGCCACCTTTGAAAT ATTTGTGCGATCCGTTAGCACACCTGCAATTCTGGAGAGGTTCGTCAGCCTTGAAAAAGAAATCCTACAGATTGAAAGTTTTTCAAGAAAATGCTTTGTCAATGTCCAGTGCATCTTCCAATGAGG GAACTGCGCCACAAGCTAATGGAATTACAAGGAGGTTGAGTAATTCTGCAAAG GAGGTTCAAGCTTTAGCTAAGGAGGCAGCTGAAATAGTGGTTTTGGTCATTGATGAGGAAGGTGTGGAGTCACTCATATTAGAACTTGTGAAAGGTGTAAATGAGCCAAAGCTGCTTTGGTCTTCACACAAGAactattttcttgttctttaa